A window of Cryptomeria japonica chromosome 3, Sugi_1.0, whole genome shotgun sequence contains these coding sequences:
- the LOC131034201 gene encoding ethylene-responsive transcription factor RAP2-9-like, with the protein MLNDGEEMRYQGVRKRKWGKYVAEIRSGKRSRISLGSYSTAYAAARAYDTALLCLRGPNAMSFNYPDSKINSTALEVTNAESNPSPEAVRAAAIAVGFAYDTFPQAGTRIEEAPPAEDSVKDKAHQVAEEEENDTKYLLQSPEHIPLEESVQMPPLQPDPQVVTQPYDQSDLFYNLDTWDASARPPT; encoded by the coding sequence ATGCTGAATGATGGAGAAGAAATGAGATACCAAGGCGTGAGAAAGAGAAAATGGGGGAAATATGTGGCCGAAATTCGGTCAGGAAAGAGATCACGCATATCGCTGGGCTCATATTCCACTGCCTACGCTGCAGCTCGAGCTTATGACACCGCGCTCCTGTGCCTTCGAGGACCCAACGCAATGTCTTTCAATTATCCAGACTCGAAGATCAACTCAACTGCATTGGAGGTGACAAATGCAGAGAGCAATCCATCACCTGAGGCTGTTCGAGCAGCTGCCATCGCGGTTGGCTTCGCCTATGACACATTTCCCCAAGCGGGTACGCGCATTGAAGAAGCACCACCGGCTGAAGATTCAGTAAAAGATAAAGCACATCAAGTGGCAGAAGAAGAAGAGAATGATACAAAATATCTGTTACAATCTCCAGAACATATACCACTTGAGGAGAGCGTTCAGATGCCTCCACTTCAGCCGGATCCGCAAGTCGTGACACAACCCTACGACCAATCTGATCTTTTCTATAATTTAGATACTTGGGACGCCTCGGCAAGGCCGCCTACATAA